One Purpureocillium takamizusanense chromosome 12, complete sequence DNA window includes the following coding sequences:
- a CDS encoding uncharacterized protein (TransMembrane:1 (i42-62o)) gives MGGRRMNHGPLVTSGERGCDAAASAPRQAAKRWMRQNGHCRIFFVLSSFCELFRSVVFASRWHQRRAPLTPRAVLCSPSLDHQMRRRRGRGFLEINVMPVRSLRSELPSS, from the coding sequence ATGGGCGGCCGACGGATGAATCACGGCCCTCTCGTGACATCGGGAGAGCGAGGCTGCGATGCAGCGGCCTCTGCGCCGAggcaggcggccaagaggTGGATGCGACAAAACGGACACTGTCGTATCTTCTTTGTGCTCTCGTCGTTTTGTGAGCTCTTCAGATCCGTCGTGTTTGCTTCCCGGTGGCACCAGCGTCGAGCTCCGCTGACTCCGAGGGCTGTGCTTTGCTCTCCGTCGCTCGACCATCAAAtgcgacggaggagggggagagggtTTCTGGAAATTAATGTCATGCCCGTGCGCAGCCTGAGGTCAGAGCTGCCGTCTAGCTGA